The following proteins come from a genomic window of candidate division TA06 bacterium:
- a CDS encoding T9SS type A sorting domain-containing protein — MVETKEGNVKVLLCSILCTLILASALAAHAGTGDQMLVRIFGNPAEIHHRGLDVVGFKRFESVDAIVDAGTYAYLVSQGYSMEILIEDIEEYDSMILGVYHGLQVVMDSLASIAINHPGIARLDTLPYTTYQNRPLVVLKISDNVGTEEDEPEVFFFAMHHAREWPTVNIVLFAADTLTSGYGSDAHITEVVDSRQIWLMPVVNADGYFYSYDQNHGWWRKNRRFFPQYGTYGVDPNRNYGGSYNGSPIGEWGSTVGATSRNPDENVYAGPEPVSEEEIKAVNQMVKDHDFVFTVSYHTHGEMVMWPWGYSNNLHVPDDALISDIGQEMASRITQQDGSGTYDYFQSAGPGLYPTSGSTNDWVYGYTYYHKGSNLLPFTVEACTDFHPNQSVLDQVCRENFDGMIYLCDVADSVKNLLVPYVLPPIVAPLDTISPPDFDIVWTQRNPLANAELYELQELSGLTVVMDSAEDGTGLWDMDGFTISSARKHDGIYSYYSTIGSPAAETVVAMTTKLPLPVMENDSLSFWYYCDIENLWDYGYAEVAVDGMEWEILEQFTGVKGWDRLAYSLEDYVGGSIFIRFRYTVDQNVWGEGLYIDAISPVADFDSTAIVSSAITDTFWSFSGKDPGEYWYRVKGYNTSRDWGHYGQLVHTQVAVGVAERDTRDLRSRQVLLQNRPNPFKTSTTISMVLPAGRGTHNMRIFDQAGRVVKTFVLNDGDPLSASSGHSVVWDGADDRGREVPSGVYFYSISSSMGRMTQKMVLAR, encoded by the coding sequence ATGGTCGAGACTAAGGAGGGAAACGTGAAAGTCCTGTTGTGTTCTATTTTATGTACACTCATTCTAGCTTCGGCTCTTGCTGCACATGCAGGTACCGGGGATCAAATGTTGGTGAGAATCTTTGGGAATCCGGCTGAGATCCACCACAGGGGTCTGGATGTTGTGGGCTTCAAGAGGTTTGAATCGGTGGATGCTATAGTAGACGCTGGTACCTACGCATACCTTGTCTCACAGGGTTACAGTATGGAGATTCTGATAGAAGATATTGAAGAGTACGACAGCATGATTCTTGGTGTGTATCATGGTTTACAGGTTGTTATGGACAGTCTTGCTTCCATCGCGATCAACCATCCCGGCATAGCAAGGTTGGATACTCTTCCCTACACAACGTATCAGAACAGGCCTCTGGTCGTTCTCAAGATCTCTGACAACGTGGGTACTGAGGAAGACGAACCTGAGGTATTCTTCTTTGCTATGCACCACGCCAGAGAGTGGCCGACGGTGAACATAGTCCTGTTTGCTGCTGACACGCTCACCAGTGGTTATGGCTCTGACGCTCACATAACAGAGGTGGTCGATTCAAGACAGATATGGCTTATGCCTGTCGTCAATGCCGACGGGTACTTCTATTCCTACGACCAAAACCATGGGTGGTGGAGAAAAAACAGAAGATTTTTTCCCCAATACGGAACATATGGCGTGGACCCGAACAGGAACTATGGGGGTTCTTACAACGGGTCTCCTATCGGTGAATGGGGTTCTACTGTTGGAGCCACTTCAAGGAATCCGGACGAGAACGTGTATGCCGGTCCGGAGCCCGTGTCTGAAGAGGAAATCAAAGCTGTGAACCAAATGGTCAAGGATCACGATTTTGTCTTTACCGTAAGCTACCACACCCACGGCGAAATGGTAATGTGGCCCTGGGGCTATTCGAACAACTTGCACGTTCCGGACGATGCCCTGATTTCTGACATAGGCCAGGAGATGGCTTCGAGGATAACGCAACAGGACGGCAGCGGGACTTATGATTATTTCCAGAGCGCAGGCCCGGGCCTGTATCCCACGAGCGGGAGCACTAATGACTGGGTATACGGCTACACTTACTACCACAAAGGATCCAACTTGCTTCCATTTACAGTTGAGGCATGCACAGACTTTCATCCAAATCAAAGCGTCCTCGATCAAGTCTGTAGAGAAAACTTCGATGGAATGATATACCTCTGCGATGTTGCCGACTCGGTCAAGAACCTGCTTGTTCCGTATGTGCTGCCGCCCATAGTTGCTCCTCTGGACACGATTTCTCCTCCTGATTTTGACATTGTGTGGACCCAGCGAAATCCTCTGGCGAATGCTGAGTTGTATGAGCTGCAGGAGCTGTCGGGCCTGACAGTCGTAATGGATTCGGCAGAAGATGGCACAGGCCTCTGGGACATGGACGGATTCACCATAAGTTCTGCAAGAAAGCACGATGGGATATACAGTTACTATTCGACAATCGGGTCTCCAGCAGCAGAGACTGTTGTTGCCATGACAACCAAACTTCCTCTTCCTGTAATGGAGAACGATTCGCTCTCGTTCTGGTATTACTGTGACATAGAGAATCTGTGGGACTATGGTTATGCGGAGGTTGCAGTTGATGGAATGGAGTGGGAGATCCTGGAACAGTTTACCGGCGTGAAGGGTTGGGACAGACTCGCCTACAGTCTGGAGGATTACGTAGGCGGCTCCATCTTCATAAGATTCAGATATACGGTTGACCAGAATGTGTGGGGCGAAGGTCTTTACATAGACGCAATAAGTCCTGTTGCAGATTTCGATTCAACGGCCATAGTGTCTTCCGCCATAACTGATACCTTCTGGTCGTTCAGTGGAAAAGATCCCGGTGAATACTGGTACCGGGTCAAGGGCTATAACACTTCCAGGGATTGGGGTCACTATGGTCAGCTGGTTCACACCCAGGTCGCTGTTGGTGTCGCGGAAAGGGATACCCGTGACTTGCGGAGCCGGCAAGTACTCCTCCAGAACCGACCCAACCCATTCAAAACTTCCACCACCATATCCATGGTGCTGCCCGCTGGGCGGGGGACACACAATATGAGGATATTCGACCAGGCCGGCCGGGTGGTGAAGACCTTTGTATTGAACGATGGAGATCCACTCTCGGCAAGCTCAGGTCATTCGGTTGTGTGGGACGGAGCGGATGACAGAGGAAGAGAGGTTCCCTCAGGAGTATATTTCTACAGTATCTCCTCCTCGATGGGTAGAATGACTCAAAAGATGGTCTTGGCCAGATAG
- a CDS encoding T9SS type A sorting domain-containing protein, which yields MTRTVVSLLIVSIVLFTLCTLSHGNSIPVTRWVSPDNSRPTSRAEWVAGKSIKTDPYIKIVPGFTGLATDFLIVVNTDLYPLISSDLAGYMNNLQNDGFSPSVITCDDVQSLDACDSLKSVLSFYHADGLQGAVFIGDLPIAWFHMLDDFNGDSVFEGYEEFPCDLYYMDLNGEWLDTLRWNGFSFEPGRDSILDVHRGEVIPEIWVGRLMPSPIGDEDSLLHEYFVRDSIYRCDGFPIPIRALAFVDDDWEWWAGEWSDNIRLTYPDVMTVADRESTIADNYRYGLAEGYEWISVFAHSWPGGHGFKYGMDQWSYFYASEVPIVEPDASFYNLFACSNARFVENGYMGGMYVFARQYGLGALGTTKTGSMLNFDEFYYPLGKGATIGEAFKDWFLTRGLDGYQTWESSWFYGMTLLGDPTLKVRFAVGIEAEIDEVRSSPVMSLKAHPNPFKGVTTIHYILRSKNPENAKLSIYNAAGKVVKSTGLSSAREYVSWDGNSDAGERLPSGVYFCRLQSDGETLTNNLILIR from the coding sequence ATGACACGCACCGTGGTTTCCCTGCTGATCGTTTCGATTGTCCTCTTCACCCTGTGTACTTTATCCCACGGAAATAGTATTCCGGTCACAAGGTGGGTCTCACCTGACAATAGCAGACCGACGAGCAGAGCTGAGTGGGTCGCTGGTAAGAGTATTAAGACTGACCCTTACATCAAGATTGTACCAGGGTTTACAGGTCTGGCAACTGACTTTTTGATAGTGGTCAACACTGACCTGTATCCACTCATTTCCTCCGACCTTGCCGGATACATGAACAATCTTCAGAATGACGGATTCTCTCCGTCGGTCATCACGTGTGATGACGTTCAGAGCCTGGATGCTTGCGACAGCTTGAAATCAGTTCTCTCCTTCTACCACGCTGATGGCCTTCAGGGAGCAGTTTTCATTGGTGATCTTCCGATAGCCTGGTTCCATATGCTGGACGATTTCAATGGAGATTCTGTTTTCGAAGGCTATGAGGAATTTCCATGTGATCTCTACTACATGGACCTGAATGGGGAATGGCTTGACACGCTGAGGTGGAACGGCTTTTCGTTCGAACCCGGTAGAGACAGCATCCTTGACGTGCACAGGGGAGAGGTGATTCCTGAGATATGGGTGGGAAGACTTATGCCATCTCCAATTGGCGATGAGGATTCGTTGCTGCATGAGTATTTTGTGAGGGACAGTATCTACAGGTGTGACGGTTTTCCCATTCCTATACGCGCTCTCGCGTTTGTGGATGACGATTGGGAATGGTGGGCTGGCGAGTGGTCAGACAACATTCGCCTGACTTACCCGGACGTCATGACAGTAGCTGACAGGGAGTCGACAATAGCCGACAATTACAGGTACGGGCTGGCGGAAGGGTACGAATGGATATCTGTGTTTGCTCATTCGTGGCCCGGTGGTCACGGATTCAAGTACGGTATGGATCAGTGGAGCTATTTCTATGCCTCTGAAGTCCCCATTGTCGAGCCCGATGCCAGCTTCTACAACTTATTCGCGTGTTCTAACGCGAGATTCGTTGAAAATGGATACATGGGCGGAATGTATGTTTTTGCCAGGCAATACGGTCTGGGGGCGCTCGGAACCACCAAGACAGGTTCCATGCTCAACTTTGATGAGTTTTACTATCCACTGGGAAAGGGCGCGACAATTGGAGAGGCTTTTAAGGATTGGTTCTTGACCAGAGGACTGGATGGATATCAGACATGGGAGTCTTCATGGTTCTATGGGATGACGCTCTTGGGCGATCCCACTCTGAAGGTTAGATTTGCGGTGGGGATTGAGGCTGAAATCGATGAAGTCCGATCATCTCCGGTTATGTCGTTGAAGGCGCATCCCAATCCATTCAAAGGAGTAACAACCATTCACTACATTCTCAGAAGCAAGAATCCCGAGAATGCAAAACTGAGCATATACAACGCAGCAGGAAAGGTGGTGAAGTCCACAGGATTGAGTTCTGCCAGAGAGTATGTCAGTTGGGACGGGAATTCTGATGCAGGGGAGCGTTTGCCTTCAGGAGTTTACTTCTGCAGGCTGCAGAGCGACGGGGAAACCTTGACAAACAACCTGATCCTGATCAGGTAG
- a CDS encoding M6 family metalloprotease domain-containing protein: MSLKTSVSVLVLIALLFISFYATAMPIHPDLLARLKQEGKLDAVVEQLQAAREKGVFAPNPRPPKLIGAQTAVNQPAIVILVDFTDNVADTINYPAAHFDSLLFSQGIYPTGSMRDYYLENSYGNMNITGTVTVWLRMPQLYTYYTNDSTGFGTYPRNAQKLTEDAIMAADPFIDFSSFDADGDGYVDALFVVHAGPGAEVTGNPNHIWSHKWQTSVPIPVDGVLASTYSMEPEDGKIGVFSHELGHVFGLPDLYDYGYDSRGLGGWSVMAGGSWGNGGVTPVHFDAWSKTKLGFVTPVEPAAGTLFAVEFPLVEYVPVIYKLYMDNIPNHEYFLVENRRITGFDAYLPGPGLCIYHCDDTVSTGNDLQWYPGYTDSGHYLVALEQADGLWELEQDYGADMGDPYPGTTGNLVFNDTTTPNSSNYSFLSTGVCVDYISPPADTMTANLCAGDPVGIQEQDRELKIENRVLLQNMPNPFYSSTMISYSVLAFSQVSLQVFDISGRFVQTLVDEPQGPGVYQVHWDGKDSSGRGAGNGLYFYHLEAGHFTATRKLILIR; encoded by the coding sequence ATGAGTCTCAAGACTTCAGTGTCGGTTCTTGTTCTGATTGCTCTTTTATTTATCTCATTCTATGCTACCGCGATGCCCATCCATCCTGATCTGCTGGCAAGACTGAAGCAGGAAGGCAAGCTGGACGCTGTGGTAGAACAGCTCCAGGCGGCAAGAGAGAAAGGTGTTTTCGCTCCCAACCCCCGTCCGCCCAAGTTGATCGGAGCACAAACTGCAGTTAACCAGCCGGCCATCGTTATCCTCGTCGATTTTACAGACAATGTGGCAGACACTATAAACTACCCGGCAGCCCACTTCGATTCCCTTCTCTTTTCACAGGGGATATACCCGACCGGGTCAATGCGGGACTACTATCTGGAAAATAGTTACGGGAATATGAACATAACAGGAACCGTTACCGTGTGGCTCCGTATGCCGCAACTATATACCTATTACACGAATGACAGCACCGGCTTTGGAACCTATCCACGGAATGCTCAGAAGCTGACTGAGGATGCGATAATGGCTGCAGATCCCTTTATTGATTTCTCCAGTTTCGACGCGGATGGCGACGGGTATGTAGATGCACTTTTTGTGGTTCATGCCGGGCCGGGTGCAGAAGTAACAGGCAATCCGAATCACATATGGTCCCACAAATGGCAGACGTCAGTTCCCATTCCCGTGGACGGTGTTCTTGCCTCTACATATTCGATGGAGCCCGAAGACGGCAAAATAGGTGTGTTCTCTCATGAGCTGGGGCATGTCTTTGGTCTCCCCGACCTGTATGACTATGGCTACGACTCAAGAGGTCTGGGAGGTTGGTCTGTCATGGCTGGTGGTTCATGGGGTAACGGCGGTGTGACGCCGGTCCACTTTGATGCATGGTCAAAGACCAAACTCGGGTTCGTAACACCTGTCGAACCGGCGGCAGGGACGCTCTTCGCCGTCGAGTTTCCACTTGTTGAGTATGTGCCGGTGATTTATAAACTGTACATGGATAATATTCCTAACCACGAGTACTTCCTCGTTGAGAACAGAAGGATTACAGGATTCGATGCGTACCTTCCAGGCCCAGGGCTGTGCATCTACCATTGCGACGACACAGTAAGTACGGGCAATGATCTTCAGTGGTATCCAGGTTATACGGATTCCGGTCACTACCTGGTTGCGCTTGAGCAGGCTGATGGGCTTTGGGAACTGGAACAGGATTACGGCGCTGACATGGGAGATCCATATCCTGGGACAACAGGGAACCTGGTGTTCAATGATACAACTACGCCGAATTCGAGCAACTACTCATTTCTATCAACCGGGGTTTGTGTTGACTACATATCACCGCCTGCCGATACCATGACCGCAAATCTTTGCGCGGGAGACCCTGTCGGGATACAAGAACAAGACCGAGAATTGAAAATTGAAAATCGAGTATTACTTCAAAATATGCCCAATCCGTTCTATAGTTCGACCATGATTTCTTATTCCGTTCTAGCGTTTTCCCAAGTCAGCCTCCAGGTGTTCGATATTAGCGGGAGGTTTGTGCAGACCCTTGTCGATGAACCTCAGGGGCCGGGAGTGTATCAGGTCCACTGGGACGGCAAGGATAGCTCCGGCAGAGGAGCAGGGAATGGTCTCTACTTCTATCATCTTGAGGCGGGACACTTCACTGCCACCCGGAAGCTCATCCTGATAAGGTGA
- a CDS encoding CBS domain-containing protein has translation MHILTKIRKAVQAILRGKPRIETEQELREMIALGEAEGIITEEEEEMIESIFEIGETPIEEVMVPRVDMVCVPANASIDKIIDVFIKEGHSKIPVYDGEIDSMAGILYIDGLLRFWGTNEDYRAIEFVRLPHFVPESKKVLDTMKEFQEKRLSIAIVLDEYGGVNGLVTMEDLVEEIVGEFEDEFDKEEKPYKLLKNGSYVVSGGMEVDDLNDLLGTRFEEKEIHTLGGLITSRLERIPRKGEAFNMDGLNVQILEATKQRIYRVLIRKEGEKKD, from the coding sequence GGAAAGCGGTTCAGGCAATTCTCAGGGGTAAACCCAGGATTGAAACTGAACAGGAACTGAGAGAGATGATTGCTCTCGGGGAGGCAGAAGGTATCATCACCGAAGAAGAGGAAGAGATGATAGAATCTATCTTCGAGATAGGGGAGACACCGATCGAAGAGGTGATGGTGCCAAGGGTGGACATGGTTTGCGTGCCAGCAAATGCTTCCATAGACAAGATTATTGATGTCTTCATAAAGGAGGGCCACTCAAAAATTCCAGTCTACGATGGTGAGATAGACAGCATGGCTGGAATTCTCTACATAGACGGGCTTCTCAGATTCTGGGGGACGAATGAGGACTACAGAGCCATAGAGTTCGTTCGTCTGCCTCACTTCGTACCTGAGAGCAAGAAGGTTCTCGACACCATGAAGGAGTTTCAAGAGAAAAGGCTTTCTATTGCAATTGTGTTAGACGAGTATGGCGGAGTGAACGGTCTTGTGACCATGGAGGATCTGGTTGAGGAGATAGTTGGAGAGTTCGAGGATGAGTTTGACAAGGAAGAAAAACCATATAAATTATTGAAGAACGGGTCTTATGTGGTGAGTGGGGGAATGGAAGTGGACGACCTGAACGACTTATTGGGTACTCGGTTCGAGGAAAAGGAGATTCATACCCTGGGAGGCCTAATTACAAGTAGGCTGGAAAGAATACCCAGGAAGGGAGAGGCCTTTAACATGGATGGCCTTAACGTTCAAATTCTTGAGGCTACTAAACAGAGGATATATCGCGTGCTGATAAGGAAGGAGGGCGAAAAAAAGGACTAA